One genomic segment of Mangifera indica cultivar Alphonso chromosome 6, CATAS_Mindica_2.1, whole genome shotgun sequence includes these proteins:
- the LOC123218488 gene encoding ankyrin repeat-containing protein NPR4-like isoform X2 — translation MMELFGVRKKPVSHYATQFLQPLAWGFVRLSVKFSRPISILTLLRMQADMLHLAILHRQENVFSLVKKMDSFLWEWKAAPKHEQGHNVLHLTAELVISSQVSGAALQMQRELQWFTAVERYVHPSLQEQRNEDGKTPREVFTKQHEGLVEKGEKWMKDTASSCSVVAALIITVVFAAAFTVPGGNKEDGKPIFAQSKAFIVFAVSDAIALFSSISSVLMFLAILTSRYSEDDFLESLPRKLMVGLVTLFVSIASIMVAFGATFYIALSNPWNRIIIPIASGGCVPVMLFAWLQFPLLAEIFSSTY, via the exons ATGATGGAGTTATTTGGAGTAAGGAAGAAGCCTGTCAGTCATTATGCGACCCAATTCTTACAGCCGCTAGCTTGGGGATTTGTGAGATTGTCCGTGAAATTCTCAAGGCCTATTTCTATTCTTACGCTTTTAAGAATGCAAGCGGACATGCTTCATCTTGCAATTTTACATCGCCAAGAAAATGTTTTTAGTCTAGTAAAAAAAATGGACTCTTTTTTATGGGAGTGGAAAGCGGCCCCCAAGCATGAACAAGGCCACAACGTTTTGCATTTAACTGCAGAGTTAGTAATATCAAGTCAAGTCTCTGGTGCAGCATTGCAAATGCAAAGAGAGTTACAATGGTTCACG GCAGTGGAAAGATATGTCCATCCATCACTTCAAGAACAACGAAATGAAGATGGTAAAACTCCTAGAGAGGTGTTTACTAAACAACACGAGGGATTAGTGGAGAAAGGTGAAAAATGGATGAAGGACACTGCTTCATCATGCTCAGTTGTAGCTGCACTCATAATCACAGTAGTCTTTGCAGCAGCTTTCACTGTACCAGGTGGCAACAAAGAGGACGGGAAACCCATTTTCGCACAAAGCAAAGCTTTCATAGTGTTCGCTGTATCAGATGCAATTGCActcttttcttccatttcttcaGTGCTGATGTTTTTGGCAATCCTCACCTCACGCTACTCAGAAGATGACTTCTTGGAGTCATTGCCAAGGAAGTTAATGGTTGGCCTTGTCACCTTGTTCGTCTCTATTGCAAGCATAATGGTAGCTTTTGGTGCAACATTTTACATAGCCCTTTCTAACCCATGGAACAGGATTATCATTCCAATTGCGTCTGGTGGTTGTGTCCCAGTGATGCTGTTTGCATGGTTGCAGTTTCCTCTCTTGGCAGAAATTTTTTCATCCACTTACTAG
- the LOC123218488 gene encoding uncharacterized protein LOC123218488 isoform X1, which translates to MNPMSEETKDHVRYRKFYKALQENDWESVDDYITQNPDALTAIIKVHWQETIFHIITRKLGTPLWLIKRLVSKIPPERLEQLTDRYGGTALFCAASFRNTQAAKAFVGSNKNLPNVPNFKGYLPIHRAAACGHKEMIQYLLEVTTAPLNDEKGVPLFKSLISSGLYGSAYDLLKKYPGLISKTKDRGSILEVLANKPLAFQSGSRFGYWRRLIYNRIPLPEKHIRYPENGHGDEENQIKGSKKCKKFTCFGSICRQIFTAFGASGNRLHIMLWNALADLVPGVKNIRDTKLMHMQTLEIVRMMCHDGVIWSKEEACQSLCDPILTAASLGICEIVREILKAYFYSYAFKNASGHASSCNFTSPRKCF; encoded by the exons A TGAATCCAATGAGTGAGGAGACTAAGGATCATGTTCGGTACCGGAAATTCTACAAGGCTTTACAAGAAAATGACTGGGAAAGTGTAGATGATTACATAACCCAAAATCCCGATGCCTTGACCGCAATTATTAAAGTTCATTGGCAGGAGAcaatttttcacataattaCTAGAAAACTAGGCACACCCTTGTGGCTTATCAAGAGGCTTGTATCAAAGATTCCTCCAGAGCGTCTAGAACAACTGACAGATCGGTATGGTGGAACGGCTTTATTCTGCGCAGCTTCGTTTAGAAATACGCAGGCTGCAAAAGCCTTTGTGGGTAGCAACAAGAATTTGCCGAATGTTCCCAACTTCAAGGGCTATCTTCCGATTCATCGAGCAGCTGCATGTGGGCACAAGGAGATGATTCAATATCTGCTCGAAGTAACAACTGCTCCCTTGAATGACGAAAAAGGCGTTCCACTGTTTAAAAGTTTGATTAGTTCTGGTCTCTATG GTTCAGCTTATGACTTATTGAAGAAATATCCAGGCTTAATATCTAAAACCAAGGACAGAGGAAGTATATTAGAAGTGCTGGCTAATAAGCCGCTGGCATTTCAAAGTGGGAGTCGGTTTGGATATTGGCGACGGTTGATCTATAATC GGATTCCTCTGCCAGAAAAACACATTCGTTACCCTGAAAATGGACATGGAGATGAGGAGAATCAAATTAAGGGTTCAAAGAAGTGTAAAAAATTCACTTGTTTTGGATCTATTTGTCGACAAATCTTCACTGCATTTG GTGCTTCGGGCAATAGATTACACATTATGCTCTGGAATGCCCTCGCCGACTTAG TTCCAGGCGTTAAAAACATTCGCGATACAAAGTTAATGCACATGCAAACCCTTGAAATAGTTCGAATGATGTGTCATGATGGAGTTATTTGGAGTAAGGAAGAAGCCTGTCAGTCATTATGCGACCCAATTCTTACAGCCGCTAGCTTGGGGATTTGTGAGATTGTCCGTGAAATTCTCAAGGCCTATTTCTATTCTTACGCTTTTAAGAATGCAAGCGGACATGCTTCATCTTGCAATTTTACATCGCCAAGAAAATGTTTTTAG